Genomic DNA from Brassica rapa cultivar Chiifu-401-42 chromosome A04, CAAS_Brap_v3.01, whole genome shotgun sequence:
ACTCAACAATCGCTTTCAGAAAAGTTAATATCTAGtataatgattttaatttatattgaaaatatttttaattatgtttttcttaAAGAAAATTAATGTTCGTGATTTTCAATCTTATAAAGAATATAAAAGGTGAGTTTTTAATTTCTCAAGTATTTTCAATCGGTAAATTAAATATTCAAGTATTATATGCGCATATTTATTCTCCTACTAATCTTTGAGTGCGCAAAATTATGATTCAAATATTTAACCACCGTCTCTCAGTTAATAGTTGACTATTTTGTGCAGTCAACTGTTAGTTGGGGAATAATTCTGCGCGAGCAATACTTGAGTATTAAAATTGCCAATTTCAAATACTTGGGGAATAATATGCCCGTGTTTTCagcaatattattattaattgtgaCTGGACATAGCTCTCGTGTGGTACGTAGTaagggtgggcactttacccgataccCGAAGTCacatccgaacccgacccgaaaaacccgaaccgaagtagcaaaatacccgaacgggttaaGTTAGGAGAGATtgaatatccgaacccgaacatgagatatccgaatccgaatggatatctgaagataaccgaacatatatatacttacccttatatttctagtttacatctcttatttaaaaaaaatatatatattgatgttaCACATTCTTTAAGATCataagtatatataattatggagaaaattatttgatattcaATTAAAATGaatgtcaatttttttgtttcatgtattaacaaaagttacattcaaagtttaaaaacaatacccaaattaatatctattttgtttttgaaatattatctcCAAACTTATTAATCATtcaatctataaaaataaaaaaatcagttaaatgaaatttacatttttaaatacaagaaacttaaaaaatggaaaaaactaattttttttcttttaaaatctatatatcCTAACCTGATTCAAAATAACTGAaaccgacccgaagtacagaaatacccgaacggattCTCTATccctataccgaaatacccgaatatgttttctattcctataccgaaatacccgaaaatccgaaatattCGTCCCGACCCCGAACATGTATCCGAATGCCCACCCCTAGTACATAACTCTGGCGTGTGCCCACTAACGTCCGGAGATCCAAATATTTCTCTTTATAGTATCAGTAAGTCGTATAACACTTCGGAAACACTTATTATATagtttcttaaattttatttaacaatagagatttatttgtttattttatccTATTATCCGGACATAAATATATTCTACAATTATTTCTCCACCTATAGTTAAGGGAAGTCCCAGCTTCAAGAGAAAACATAATCTTTAGAACTTGTCATTAATCAAGTGCCAGTATCAACGTCGTTTATGGCAAGCTTGTTGGAGCTTTCAATTCAGGGATAAAAGTGAAGATCTTCCAAGGATTTCTTCACATTGAGCAAGCCTCTCCCACCAACATCATATCTTCTGTTTTAATGTACTCTTTGTTGTTCATCTTATCGTCGACTATGGCTCCTGTTGTAACCACTTAGACTTTTGAGTTTTAATATATTtcgttttacaaaaaaaaagaacttgtcATTAATCAAACAATAATGTGTGCATTAGTCCCTCCAGTGTTCCCAAACTTTGGGTGGCCATCGACAGGAGAGTACGAGAATTACTACCGTCGACAGGAGAGCCCGAGAGAACCTCGACGACTTTACGTTTCTTGATTTTCCGGCACTAGAGACATATGGAATGGAACATCAGGAGATTCAGGAAATTTTGGGGGTCTCTGTTCCGTCCGAGGGGAATGGGGTTGTAACCAAGAAGCTTAATCACAATGCTAGTGAGCGTGACCGTCACAAGAAGATCAAGTCTTTGTTCTCATCTCTCCGTTCATGTCTTCCAGCTTCTGATCCGGTAAGTAGCTACTCCGCTATAACGTATATTAATCAGAGCCGTGCTCAGGCTTTTGAAAAAGGCATTTGCCTAGGACTCCCAAATTTTGTAGAAATTTTAGGATcccaaattacaaaaaaaaaaaaacttttacatGGTAGTTAACATATTCttttagttaaatttttatttttatttgaatttaaattagACTTCTGTTTAAAGTAACTAGGTTtgtgatcattttttttatattttaaataaaagtataaagattctacttctaaaaaactgtaaatATTTAATCACATTGGTCTTTTCTTTTATATGATATgagttagatttattttatatatttatgagaatttgataaagaaaatataatattttcaatatatagtttattatagttaatttaaATGCTAAGATTTACATTTTTGACAGCTACTAATAtttcaatcaaaaatttatatctttgtatttatattacaaattcatactttttgttcatgatttaaaaattttataaataaaattttggtaaagaaaatttagaaaacgtttatgtaataattcaaaacttttgagtgttatacatatatatatatatatatatgtatatatattattaaaaatatgtcatgtaaaatatatttttaaactaacCTCGGGCCTCCGAAAACGTTCGCACGGCACTGCTATTAATCAGTTTCACCTCAAAACCGATTAACAATAATGAGATAATTAGTCTGCTCATTACATTATTTTTATGTGATATTTATAAAACGCTTGTCCATGCATCTAATACCATTTAGAGGAAGAACATTAAAttaactctttttttctttaattactTTCTTGCAGAAGAAGCTAAGTATTCCTCAGACGGTTTCTCGGAGCTTGAGTACATACCGGAGCTACAAGAAGAAGTAAAGAAGTTAATAAAAAAGAAGGAACTCTTGGTGCGTGTATCAGGTCAAAGAGCCATTGAACATTACGTTGAGCCGCAACCAAAGACCGACGTTGCACGTTACGTCTCAACCATTTCTGCAACCAAGCTAGGAGACAACGAAGTGATGGTCCAGATCTCATCGTCCAAGATTCATAATTTTTCGATATCTAATGTGTTGAGTGGGTTAGAAGAAGATGGGTTTTGTTCTTATGGATATTTCATCTTCAAGGTCTCAAGGAGAAAGACTCTTCTACACTTTGCATCTTCAAATGGGAAATAAAGAAAATCACAAACTGACGTGCGAAGAGCTAAGCCAGAGAATGTTGTACTTGTATGAGGAATGTGGAAACTCGTTTAGATGATAATTTGTTCTTGTTTCTTTTAGTTATGTCATCCGCTGAACATCTAACATTCATGTAGTCAACTTGTTTCGTTTATTTTTCTTGTCGAAGTCAATGATCGACATTTACATGCTACTGAATATACACTAATTACTATGAAATTCATGTTACCACtgaaaacttttaatttttatctagaCTTTTTTCTTTGGGTTCCCAACCTTTTGTTGTCTTCTACTCtttgtttatgtattttttttttattatttacatattgtTAACAGTTAGTTGTGTATTGTGTATTAATAAAATCAACAAAGACAAAAGTGGTCCTTATAATAACTGTATCACTAATATGATATTATGTACAATATTATAAAAAGTTACCATTTTTTCtttgagaaaaatatagaattttgTTATATACTAAATGCTTGGCTCTATCAGGTGCAGGTGATAATAGATGGTCCAGCCATTAGAGTACATGAAAAAAGAGAAGGCATGGTTAGAGCACCCCCATTAGTGAATTTATGGGGGGTTCACACacattcccaaaaaaaaaaaattattaaaataaggaATAGTGATGAACCTGTCTCTCTCCACCCCTTCTCAGTGAACctggttcatcactgtagcgcgggccccacggcacgtggcggcccgcgactggtccgaaaaaataattttttttttttttttttttttaaaaaacaaaaattaacccaaaaaaaaataataaaaaaatgttttgtgaACCCCTTTCATGGGGTTCACTAATGGGGATGCTCTTATCCATTGATCTTGgagtttatatataaagaagtgCACATTGGCCAGGTTAGGAGACATTAGAATACATgataaaatagaagtcatgatTATCCATTGATCTtggagtttatatatatatagagaagtaCACATTAGCCAGATTGCAaaactacaagaaaacaaataataaaaaagtaacATTCTCATCTTTAACAGAAAAAGACGATCTAACAAATGTCTTGGCAAATGAATACTTAATGtgttttttcttaaacaaatttattgtattttttgttgCAACATAtactaattaattttgtatagtTGTCTCCCttcttatttttcattttttttatttttattgttttacaatttaaaacttttattttcagtttttggctttgctaaaaatataaatttacagGATCATAATTGTAGCTTCCGGAGTAATCTAATGCAGGTCACAATAAGAATCTATGAAACCTCATTGATTCACATTTACAATTTTCTGTTCTTGAAAGAGTAACTAAACCAgaacatcccttatatattaaaagagaagcattacaatatattttctaaccacatgtcatcaccacaatcattcttagaattcttagaaaaatatgttggtccatataaatatataataagcgttttattaaactaaccataaattaatcataaatgttcttcattgttttcttaaataaaattcacggaattacctaatgtggctaaagtatacatgacaattaatgattttgaataataaagatttgataaaaattagtctattctctatcattttttaaaaattttaacttattaaaatactaaacaaccacattaactatataataaaaatttttgatttttcgtatatgttatattttgaaattttaaaaacgaataaaaatgactaaaattgttaaaaatctcacattgaaatttttgtgatccatggtttaaaatttctattataacaagatacaaatgattatgaaattacataagtatgaagtctcatttaataaatattatatatatatatgtatattaatattttttaaaataaattatataccatataaaatacataatgtattttaatttcgaaatttgctttgatttttttggataaacattttgaacaattattgacaacttaatatttagattttaaactttgcattgaatgtttttaaatttataaattactaaaactattaaacacccaacaaatttttttattgttatcagtGATTTAagatttttgttataaagaaatacaaatgatcaaaaataatatgaatataaaatattttatattaaaaatatactatatatctatgttaatatcatttaaacttaattttatactatataaaatagaaaaaagtgtttgtctggattaataaaatttatttaagtatgtgtaccaatttaattatatacgtaataattcctaaatttttacttattcaatatatatttattatttcataatatgtaaaaaatatataatacttaaaaataatttatatataatattcattccgcgcaaggcgcggatcttaacctagtattttttattttttttgtcaacaaaccAGTTTACCACAGTATTTATAAACAATGGCTTTGTATTAAATACCGAGACCGTATTTAATTAAGATAATTAAAGctattaaaaattgaaatgcTTATGTATAGGCTTACGACATCAAGATGCTTATTATAAGATTTTTCAGAAATAGGGTTAAAACAACCAAATGTCTGGGATGATGAAGCCAAAATCATCTTCCACCTGATTACCACACGCCTCCAACAGTATCTTATGCTGACTCATACTTCAGTATGTAAATAATAATGTTACTATAGTTTTGATATGCCTCTTCAATTCCCGCTTATTATTTCCAAGGAAGGATTACTGGACCTAGTGCATGCGTGGAACATAAGCTCTCGAACGTGCCAAACTGTGTCCTACCGCTACCGAGACCTACATATTTATCATTATAGTAAATATAAGTATAACGCATAACAATATAGTCTGAACGAATCAAATTACaactttattatatagtttgtcaattaatatctaacaacataaatttattttttaaatccttTATCCGCTATATAATCGGGAGACAATTTTATTCCAGCCAAAAGCACAGCTTCGATAGAAAACATAAGCTATAAACTTGTCTCTTATTAAGCAAAGAAAATGTGTGCATTGGTCCCTCCATTGTTCCGAAACTTCGGTTGGTCGTTGACGGGAGAGTACGAGAGCTACTACGGTGGTGGAGATCACCTCACCAACGGCACAATTTTTGATTTTCCGGAGACTTTTGGAGTGGTTCATCAACAGAACAGATTATGGGTTTCTGTTTCGTCAGAAGGAATTGGAATAGACAAGAATCCGGTTGTAACCAAGAAGCTTAAACACAATGCAAGCGAGCGTGACCGTCGCAAGAAGATAAACTCTTTGTTCTCATCTCTGCGTTCATGTCTTCCAGCCTCTGATCAGTCGGTAAGTAGCTACTCTGATAAGTCATATATGTCTGTATTATTTAGAGGAAGAATATTAAACTAACACTTTTTCTTTACTTTCTTGCAGAAGAAGTTAAGTATTCCTCAAACAGTTTCGaggagcttgaagtacataccAGAGCTGCAAGAGGAAGTGAAGAAGCTAATACAAAAGAAGGAAGAATTTTTGGTGCGAGTATCGGGTCAAAGAGACATTGAACATCACGTTAAGCAGCAACCAAAGGTGGTTGCGCGTTATGTCTCGACTGTGTCTGTGACTAGGCTTGGAGACAACAAAGTGATGGTCCAAATCTCATCGTCCAAGATTCATAGCTTTTCGATATCTAATGTGTTAAGTGGGTTAGAAGAAGATGGGTTTGTTCTTGTGGATGTTTCATCCCCAAGGTCTCATGATGAAAGGCTTTTCTACACTTTGCATCTTCAAATGGGATATATTGATTACAAGATGAATTGCACAGAATTAAGTCAGAGGATTTTGTATTTGTACGAGGAATGTGGGAACTCATTTAGAAGATaacttgttttgtttcttttcgtTATGTCGTTCCTTTCTCTTGAACATCGAACATTCTTGATCCCTGAGCATTGTAATTGAGTTGTTTCGGTTTACTATGCAAATAATATTAcagaattaaaattttaattctttttatttacttcGACTCAACATTACTGGTAATATACTCTTGTTTGGAAATTTCGCTAGGTGTTGTACATAACTTGAATAGGCCTACTAAATGgtgaaaatatcaaaaattatcAGAGATTTATTTTTGCCAGCACATGCGCGCATAATTCTcttattactttttaataaatatatattagtttaaaaattgaaattttaattcaaatattaaatttatactattttatgaatcttttagtttcttaattttacttttactgatttaaaacattattttggataaaacattaatatattaatttaaaatatgttgttatctaattaaataaacatatatctaattGTTAATATAAAGTGATGTTATCAGACAAAATGTAAGGCTATGAATATGATGCAGTGCAAAAGCACAAGAAACACAAGAGGAATAGTCTTCAGTTTTATCTGCACTTTTTGTTTATTCATCATTAATATgcagaacaaaaagaaaataatataatattttgtaaactgtttgtaaataattttatatgtaaaaataaaattgtccCGCAAACATagcaaaaacatatatttttacttgacatattcataaatttaacataattttctgtataaatatttatttagctACACTAAATAAtcttatgtaatatttaaataaatagaaaaacatatatggctggtttgatttttcttattgataataattaacataaatagaataaataacatttatttgcaaaaattaaatttcatcTTATAAGATTTTTATAGAAATCAGTTAAATGAattcatgaattttattaattgattatatatatatttataaatttaaatagttattttattatCATTCATATTTTAGACAATGAAATATCATatatcatttcttttttttccatcatacatacatgtatatatatattataagacaTTCATGTATTTTATCCTTTGTTTAACTGGTTTTTCATATTTCAGGTTATATATATCcccaaaaataattgaaaaataaaagtacattttcaatttgtttcttaagtgaattataaatttttttaatatgttaaaaataagatatttgGAGTTTAGACAAGGAAAacttatactccctctgtttttatttGTAGGTAGTTTAACATAAAAGCACGCAGATTAAGACTTCTTAACTTTTTAGAAATCAGCAAAGAAAACACGTTGCTTTATCTATAACACATTTATTTTGTCTGGAATAAATGTTGTTATGGTCACgtatcaatttatttttatgatttattgtcttcttatgaggtacattaattatttcaaaacatcaaaacaaaacatacatagaatagaaataaaaacaaagattaaaaaaacttaGGACAATTAATCTTCAATATAGCCAATATAGTGTCTTCAATTTCTCTGTCGGGATGAAGCTCTCCAATATCATAATGCATCTTATTCAAGTCAAATGGCCGAGTGAACATCTGCAAGTTTGATTGTGTTTTGTTGATGTTTTGAacattttctgttttgttttctttttgatctttttcATCTTCTTGTTCCATTATTTtctgaagaaaaaaatagttaaatgttttttaattatattattttattgcttTGGATTCTGCAACATCTTATATTGTGAAACAAATCTATTTTGCTAAAACTACCTACaaataaaaacagagggagtaacaAACATTAGAGAAATTATTGCAAATATGTTATGCACAAACAAAAATACTCTATATTAACCTTTTCAATTTAATTGTATGTTGgaattgtatttatttttatgtagtgTTAAATTTTCATTAACTAGTTCGATCTACATTTGTTCAGTAAATTATTTGATCTGTATATGTTTACTTGATATGCATTGTATGTTTGATCCGCATATTTTTTTGATCTGCGTTCCCATTAATTGTCGGTAGTGTTTCCTATTGGTACAGTAACAAAAACGAGTCATTGGTCCCTTGTTCTGAGTGTTTATCTGAGAAAGAATAGTTTAGTATCATCGAGACTAGTGGCCTAGAAAACATCGTATGGGTCAATGATCAAGAAAGTTTTgttcagaaaagaaaaagtataaAGACAAAAGGTAGAACACTGATTGAGACATATAAGCCTTTTTGGTTAAAGAGAACACTAATATGTACCTGTTCAACGTGTGTAACGTGTGTTGTGTCCGAAACACTTGAAAAAGAATATCTGTTTTATCTATTTAATAGAGTAATCAAGTGCGCTATCATCATTCACATAACAACTTCGCCTGAGAGACAAGACAGATGCCGATCAGCGAGAGAGTTCTGAAGCAGGTTGCAGCCTTTCCAGTTGTTTTAGCCATCGTTTGCTATTTCTTCTGGCCATCAATCATCGCGCCGGACCTCCTAAAGGGCACGAAGGACGTTCTCCAAGTGGCTAAGACCATTCCTCTCCCTGGTGATGGACCAGAGAGCTTAGAATTTGATTCACAAGGTGAAGGCCCTTACGTTGGCGTCACTGACGGTCGCATCCTCAAATGGCGCGGTGAAGAGCTAGGATGGGTTGAGTTTGCCTACTCTTCTCCTCACAGGTTCATTCCTAACAAAAAGTTGCCAACCTTCCTATGTTTTCGTTGTTCCATAATTAGTCGTCCAATATATTTTCATCAATGTTCAACAAATCATTAAGTAGTAATTAAACGTTTTATAGGGGATTAGGATATAGGTGCGCCTATACACTGTCTAAACCGATTTTGAAAGATAGTTCTAAAaatctttttgcttaagactAATTTATTTATGACCGATTTGTTAGAACATTGCTTTTCATTACCTTGCTAATGAATCTGACCCCCCTTTTGTTTTGGTGAGTGAAGAGATAACTGTTCGAGGCATAAAGTAGTTCCAAGTTGCGGGAGACCATTGGGACTTAGCTTCCATAAGGAAACAGGAGATTTGTACTTCTGTGATGGTTACTTTGGGGTCATGAAGGTCGGACCAGAGGGAGGCTTGGCCGAGTTAGTTGTTGATGAAGCCGAAGGTCACAAAGTCATGTTTGCGAACCAAATGGATATAGACCAAGAGGAAGACGTCTTCTACTTCAATGATAGCAGCGATAAATACCACTTCGAGTAATTAAAATACACCTTCGTTAATTTACAGAGATTCACggtcttaatattttttttatctggtTGGTAATATTAGCAAAACGTGGAAAtgacaataaaaataaaatgaataataaataaactatAGTATAGATTAACAGAATGTGACGACATAGCTAATATATCTAAAATATGAtcgtatattatataaaaaaaacatatatacatgtAACCAACTTGTGTATGTGTTATGTTTGTTTTGTTGGACAGGCAAGTGTTCTACGTGTATATGTCAGGGGAGAAGACAGGAAGAGTAATTAGATACGatatgaagaagaaagaggccACAGTTATAATGGACAAACTTCATTTACCTAATGGTTTAGCTCTAAGCAAGGACGGATCTTTTGTACTCACCTGCGAAAGTGGTACAAATACTATCCACAGAATATGGGTCAAAGGTCCCAAAGCCGGGACCAACGAGGTTTTTGCAAAGATCCCGGGTCCTATGGACAATATCCGACGCACGCCGACAGGAGATTTTTGGGTCGCACTGCATTCCAAAGACAGTTTGTTCACTCGTGTGTTTCTAAGTCACTCTTTTATTGGAAAGTTTTTCATCAAAACGCTGAAGATGGAGACTGCGATTCATCTCGTTAATGGAGGGAAACCTCATGGAATCCTTGTGAAACTCTCTGGAGAGACAGGAGAGATTCTTGAGATACTTGAGGACAGTGAAGGGAAGACGATGAAGTATGTTAGTGAAGCATATGAGAGAGAAGATGGCAAGTTATGGATTGGGTCTGTGTATTGGCCGGCCGTTTGGGTTCTTGATAAATCTGTTTACGATCTCAAATGAGTTACCAGAAAGTAATAATTTGGTGGTATGATCTTCTTTTTAACTTGTGCGAAGACATGCATCttcttttgtattttcttgttgttgtgtGAGTGGACTTTGATTCTGAAGTAATTTGGTTAAGTTGAGTTGTTTAATGGAGTTTTGTGGGATTTTATAAATTTGTCAGgtgattaaaaagaaaattgtgTTTGTCCGGCGTGACTATGTCTTCGAGAAACTTTGACAAGTATATAAACTCGACGACTAGGGGGACAAGATACCCAAGAATTGCTAGTCTTGATAACAATCGGTAGTCGGTTCCAACCTCAACAATTTCTATAGCTTTTTCTCATGCCTGAAATTTATAAGGGTCCTATTTCATCCAAGACGAacaattatttcaaaaaaactATCTCAACTATCAAATTAAAGCTGAAATCAATTTTTACTGAAATAATTTTGGTCAAccatctataaatatatattagaaaaaataCTTTCTCATAATttgaaaacatttaaaaattagCACCAAAGATAtacacaaaatcaaaatataccCAAAAATCTGTGATAAACTATAAATATCCAACATCGCAAAATATATCCAAAAACCAAAACTAGATCGAATACatacataatttaatttattaattatttttggtgtcacaatatattttaaaatctcaattttgttttgttttcttggggtttttcgtatattttaagttttgagtatattttattatttaatatatttaaatattctagttatttgaatatattttagttttaataatttatatatatctccggattttaagtatatttttgAGGTTTTGggtatttaaattttttcttttggttttggttatTATTTTAGGCTTTTgcgtatttatatatttttggttgtattttattttattattttttctttttatatttatagatatttgACCGACACTATTTTGGTCAGggttgattttggtttttgtattTGATAGTTCATGTAGTTTATTTGAAACAAATATTAACTTGAGATGAAATAAGCACGGTGCCAAAAGTCAGGTAGAAAGTGGCACGACGAAAATTGATGAGGTTAGAATTGATTCTTTTCCCGCTCCCATGAGGCCCGAGTTGGTATAATTGATTTGACTTTACttgatataattaatatattggttaaacaatattctaattattaatttgtttaacGTTTTTTCATATAATGATTTACGATGATTTATGATGTATATCTTGTTAGGGTTCTAGGTTATATTTTCCTTTTTGCTTGCATCCTATAATTAAGAACTACACTACTTGAACTGGTTCCTGATCTGAAGTTTAGTTTGATTAACCTTCTAAATGTGAGTTAGTACTAGATTTTAAAATGTAACTTAAGCTCCTGCcactttttaaatttaatgcACCACCAaaagttagcaaaaaaaaaaagttctgcTAAATGCTAAAGCCTATctcatattttgtttctttcaaaATACATAATCAGTGAAAGAAAACAATACATTCAAAAGAATTAGTTATTAATTTTAGTGCTTGGTGCAACATAATCAGTGGTTGGTCTGACGGTCAAATATATCTGGTGATTTTTTGGGCAACTTTTCTGATGGTTTGTTGtgtctctaactttttttaTGCATGTGCATACTTGAACTGATTTTGTCTGTTTTCCTTATGTGCTCTTCTGATTACATCTCAGAAGTGGTTGTAAAGTGTTAAAGGGTCAATTAAACGTTCAGCATATGAATGGTGATTGGTatctagtgtttgtaggcttcTTGTTTGCGCATCCAACTACATACCAATTATCCTTCTTCACAAGCAAAGTTATATTTGTTGACTTGATCCGAGGCCTATATTGCATACTTATTTCGAAGGAATTgttaatctttttatttaaaatattgtttcagCATTTTTTCGGTAAGGAAGTCCTGAATACAAAAGCTAACATTTGTGATCTTTACTTTTTTGCTTAAAATATGCATCGTCTGAAAAGTGAATATTGTTAGCTGAGATATCAGTTGCGAAAAGATTATGGCGGCGACTTGAATTAATTATGTCCCGTTAAACATAATTGTCTCCGGATAAAAAATGATGGTCaaatctttatatattgaaaaatgTTCTTATTTTTGGACTGATTTAGCTATTATCTTTTCAAAAAGATGTATGCTTAgttgattttataaatactaaaaatagattaaattttaatactaaatatcttattttatgtaattattatttttaattactaGTGCTAATaagtataattaatattttttaagtttgtaacttttcataattaactaataaaaatatataaaagcataaaacataattttaaaaagcaaattttaaaaaatatatttctagtACAGAGggattaatatatacatatatatatcaaaagccAAACAAATTGTAATTAACAATGAAAATGGCCATTCGTCTAGTTGTAAAACTGTAGTGAGTGGagaaagatttttttcttactttaaTGTGATTCGTGTCTGTAAAAGATGTCCGAGGATTCGGTGATGTGATCATGTGGAATGAGGGGGCACCCGCCCTTTTCCCTTTACCCTTTCCcagctttaaat
This window encodes:
- the LOC103863069 gene encoding transcription factor ORG2, with the translated sequence MCALVPPLFRNFGWSLTGEYESYYGGGDHLTNGTIFDFPETFGVVHQQNRLWVSVSSEGIGIDKNPVVTKKLKHNASERDRRKKINSLFSSLRSCLPASDQSKKLSIPQTVSRSLKYIPELQEEVKKLIQKKEEFLVRVSGQRDIEHHVKQQPKVVARYVSTVSVTRLGDNKVMVQISSSKIHSFSISNVLSGLEEDGFVLVDVSSPRSHDERLFYTLHLQMGYIDYKMNCTELSQRILYLYEECGNSFRR
- the LOC103863072 gene encoding protein STRICTOSIDINE SYNTHASE-LIKE 8, translated to MPISERVLKQVAAFPVVLAIVCYFFWPSIIAPDLLKGTKDVLQVAKTIPLPGDGPESLEFDSQGEGPYVGVTDGRILKWRGEELGWVEFAYSSPHRDNCSRHKVVPSCGRPLGLSFHKETGDLYFCDGYFGVMKVGPEGGLAELVVDEAEGHKVMFANQMDIDQEEDVFYFNDSSDKYHFEQVFYVYMSGEKTGRVIRYDMKKKEATVIMDKLHLPNGLALSKDGSFVLTCESGTNTIHRIWVKGPKAGTNEVFAKIPGPMDNIRRTPTGDFWVALHSKDSLFTRVFLSHSFIGKFFIKTLKMETAIHLVNGGKPHGILVKLSGETGEILEILEDSEGKTMKYVSEAYEREDGKLWIGSVYWPAVWVLDKSVYDLK